A section of the Kribbella sp. HUAS MG21 genome encodes:
- a CDS encoding kinetoplast-associated-like protein: MDAPRLPLTQEPVADTGSFGVRQAGGVLERAQRIADTLREQAEHENDLARDEAVRVRAESERLKAEAEAHAKKLRADAMTAAQRVLNDAERAAEQLRTESEAEAERVRAEAEEAADRLRAESTAEADRVRRDAAAAAEKLTAESTAQAERVRAEATAFAERLKAESESAAEQLRAAVADEVAKRRAESEAAAERLRTESQETADRLRAESQAAAQRRIAAAESEAAQVKEAADELLEEARMARESAQAAVERAGKEAQQLVADAGEQAALVSQAAVRNEADLIARAEAEASELRAAVEREVEAAREKSRVEIAAAHAEIERLRGENRTELERRTAELEETERAKLAAISLEIDKLRAEAVAEIAERKAEAEAGNERLMADARAQAKLVVDSIEADRRTAAAEAQRIVEDANKAAEAALAEAEKQTLWSKKTVDDLIAAAESEAQSIRDQAAADAAQLLKQKRAHLRRVVGRSTSRLKQTQDAIARENAELTQLAETTLYSAGEQAEATLAAAKQEAERVTAQAQARADRLKNTAAEEAREIIERANRREAEAQASTQVLRERAANDLSEAQRQSHELIRKSRAEAQQIEAQAREHADTLRAQARKLLADAEARVAALNQRRDEITKELTQLSGVIEALAVPGFRPGGGMSSSEGSTGESG, encoded by the coding sequence ATGGACGCGCCGCGTCTGCCGCTGACCCAGGAACCGGTCGCCGACACCGGTTCCTTTGGCGTGCGGCAGGCGGGCGGGGTGCTCGAGCGGGCGCAGCGGATCGCCGACACCCTGCGCGAGCAGGCCGAGCACGAGAACGACCTCGCCCGCGACGAGGCGGTCCGGGTCCGCGCCGAGAGCGAGCGGCTCAAGGCCGAGGCCGAGGCGCACGCGAAGAAGCTCCGCGCGGACGCGATGACGGCCGCCCAGCGGGTGCTGAACGACGCGGAGCGGGCCGCCGAGCAATTGCGCACCGAGTCGGAGGCCGAGGCCGAGCGGGTCCGTGCCGAGGCCGAGGAGGCCGCCGACCGGCTGCGCGCCGAGTCCACCGCCGAGGCCGATCGGGTACGACGCGACGCTGCCGCCGCGGCCGAGAAGCTGACCGCGGAGTCGACCGCGCAGGCCGAGCGGGTCCGGGCGGAGGCGACCGCCTTCGCGGAGCGGCTGAAGGCCGAGTCGGAGTCGGCCGCGGAGCAGCTCCGGGCCGCGGTGGCCGACGAGGTGGCGAAGCGCCGGGCGGAGTCCGAGGCGGCGGCCGAGCGGCTGCGGACCGAGAGCCAGGAGACCGCTGACCGGCTGCGGGCCGAGTCGCAGGCCGCGGCGCAGCGCCGGATCGCGGCGGCGGAGTCCGAAGCGGCGCAGGTGAAGGAAGCCGCCGACGAGCTGCTCGAAGAGGCCCGGATGGCGCGCGAGTCCGCGCAGGCGGCCGTCGAGCGGGCCGGCAAGGAGGCGCAGCAGCTCGTCGCCGACGCCGGTGAGCAGGCCGCGCTGGTGTCGCAGGCCGCCGTACGGAACGAGGCCGACCTGATCGCCCGCGCCGAGGCCGAGGCGAGTGAGCTGCGGGCCGCGGTCGAGCGCGAGGTCGAGGCGGCCCGGGAGAAGTCCCGCGTCGAGATCGCCGCGGCCCATGCCGAGATCGAGCGGCTGCGCGGCGAGAACCGGACCGAGCTGGAGCGCCGGACCGCGGAGCTCGAGGAGACCGAGCGCGCCAAGCTGGCCGCGATCTCGCTGGAGATCGACAAGCTGCGCGCCGAGGCGGTCGCGGAGATCGCCGAGCGCAAGGCCGAGGCGGAGGCGGGCAACGAGCGGCTGATGGCCGACGCCCGGGCGCAGGCCAAGCTGGTCGTGGACTCGATCGAGGCCGACCGCCGGACCGCGGCCGCCGAGGCGCAGCGGATCGTCGAGGACGCGAACAAGGCGGCCGAGGCGGCGCTGGCCGAGGCCGAGAAGCAGACCCTGTGGAGCAAGAAGACCGTCGACGACCTGATCGCCGCGGCCGAGTCCGAGGCGCAGTCGATCCGCGACCAGGCGGCCGCCGACGCGGCCCAGCTGCTCAAGCAGAAGCGTGCGCACCTGCGCCGCGTGGTCGGCCGGTCGACGAGCCGCCTCAAGCAGACCCAGGACGCGATCGCCCGGGAGAACGCCGAGCTCACCCAGCTGGCCGAGACCACGCTGTACTCCGCCGGCGAGCAGGCGGAGGCGACGCTGGCCGCGGCCAAACAGGAGGCCGAGCGGGTCACCGCCCAGGCGCAGGCCCGGGCGGACCGGCTGAAGAACACGGCCGCCGAGGAGGCCCGCGAGATCATCGAGCGGGCGAACCGCCGCGAGGCCGAGGCCCAGGCCAGCACCCAGGTACTGCGGGAGCGCGCGGCCAACGACCTGTCCGAGGCGCAGCGCCAGTCGCACGAACTGATCCGCAAGTCCCGCGCGGAGGCGCAGCAGATCGAGGCGCAGGCCCGCGAGCACGCCGACACCCTGCGCGCGCAGGCCCGAAAACTTCTCGCCGACGCCGAGGCGAGGGTCGCCGCGCTGAACCAGCGCCGCGACGAGA